One genomic region from Asterias amurensis chromosome 7, ASM3211899v1 encodes:
- the LOC139940006 gene encoding NEDD8 ultimate buster 1-like, with the protein MASSSPTNDDEATQVIRQKLIAEKIKLWAPPYTEKGATSKGVYPEVLLERYASELNLPRQVVEETLESLRLHTLAKLATRRLQEATLMVKLTGNIPGGQTTTEKKTFDLQTELEITGKDLKQKIAERSGIPEDHLKLISCGSVLQDAASIHSQHVRHGSQVMVICLSETEIEARGREKQATNLIKTKEAAAILAKRKDGGSSGSRERYFLQIADQTGKPIDIPDDEREALSVALTLNEKGKACLKRKQYGEALLILLEAEKAFSQCRSEILNTVDNFAVLCLDIVWCYLCLQNMNELPDAEAKLKRCEDCFRRSYGDDLQRLTSLKGQNTQELALYVRLYLLQGILAFYQQERNKSLELLQKAEGILASLQVDEDKLMQVISMGFDVREARLGLRAAHGSVSLAVTNITEQRERRKEIQEKEKQKQKKRRLEKRLGKTANGEWVKAEIYHTLISMGFPKTAVVSSLKQTNNDLHRALEVMQEHPDLLTLMDTDERPWQGQVTDEMIAQVSELGFNRDVAQLALFRYHGNVGKAVEVLLSNGGMLPPQAATPSSDSSRASTSQTDPSSSDEELTDEQRKAIADIAPDIPDHEEDYLDLTLEEEAKFIQEYKVMLASLSG; encoded by the exons ATGGCAAGCAGTTCCCCCACCAATGATGACGAAGCTACTCAAGTTATTCGTCAGAAATTGATTGCAGAGAAAATAAAGTTATGGGCTCCTCCGTACACAGAAAAGGGCGCTACTTCAAAAGGCGTCTATCCAGAG GTACTTCTCGAGCGCTACGCTTCAGAATTGAATCTCCCAAGGCAAGTTGTGGAAGAGACTCTAGAGAGTCTACGCTTACACACCCTGGCTAAACTTGCCACAAGACGTCTACAAGAGGCAACATTGATGGTTAAATTAACTGGCAATATCCCAGGAGGACAAACAACCACAGAGAAGAAGACTTTTGATCTTCAGACCGAGCTGGAAATCACTGGCAAAGATCTTAAACAAAA AATCGCAGAGAGGAGCGGGATACCAGAAGATCATTTAAAGCTCATAAGTTGCGGCTCTGTTCTTCAAGATGCAGCTTCCATTCACAGCCAACATGTCCGACATGGCTCTCAGGTGATGGTCATCTGTCTATCAGAGACGGAGATCGAAGCGAGGGGACGAGAGAAGCAAGCCACCAATCTCATCAAGACCAAAGAGGCTGCAGCAATTTTGGCAAAGAGGAAAGATG GTGGGAGTAGCGGCAGTAGAGAGCGCTACTTCCTTCAGATTGCAGACCAAACTGGTAAACCGATAGATATACCTGATGATGAACGAGAAGCGTTGTCTGTCGCCCTCACACTGAACGAGAAAGGAAAGGCGTGTCTGAAGAGAAAGCAATACGGAGAAGCATTGCTGATTTTATTGGAAGCTGAGAAAGCCTTTAG TCAGTGCCGATCAGAGATCTTGAATACCGTTGACAATTTCGCTGTTCTTTGTCTTGACATTGTGTGGTGTTACCTGTGCCTTCAAAACATGAATGAACTGCCTGATGCAG AAGCCAAGCTGAAAAGATGTGAAGATTGTTTCAGACGTAGCTATGGCGACGACCTTCAACGGCTGACTAGTCTTAAAGGTCAAAACACCCAAGAGTTGGCGTTATACGTTCGTCTGTATCTACTGCAAGGCATCCTAGCATTTTATCAACAAGAGAGGAATAAATCTCTTGAACTATTACAGAAG GCTGAGGGTATACTAGCATCTCTACAAGTGGATGAGGATAAACTCATGCAAGTAATTTCAATGGGGTTCGATGTCCGTGAGGCTAGGCTTGGTTTACGAGCCGCTCATGGCAGTGTCTCGTTGGCTGTAACTAACATAACTGAGCAAAGGGAGAGGAGAAAAGAGATCCAAGAGAAGGAGAAACAGAAACAGAAGAAAAGACGGCTGGAAAAGAGACTAGGGAAGACGGCAAATGGAGAATG GGTCAAGGCGGAGATCTACCACACCCTCATCTCTATGGGATTCCCAAAGACCGCCGTGGTCTCTTCCCTGAAGCAGACCAACAATGACCTCCATCGAGCTCTAGAGGTCATGCAGGAACACCCTGACCTATTGACCTTGATGGATACGGATGAGAGGCCGTGGCAAGGTCAAGTTACAGATGAGATGATTGCCCAG GTTAGTGAGCTTGGCTTCAACCGGGATGTGGCACAACTTGCTTTGTTTCGTTACCATGGTAATGTCGGGAAAGCTGTGGAAGTTCTTCTGTCAAACGGAGGAATGTTGCCTCCACAAGCTGCGACCCCCTCCTCAG ATTCATCAAGAGCGTCTACAAGTCAAACGGATCCATCTTCTTCAGATGAGGAGCTGACAGATGAACAGCGGAAGGCCATCGCCGACATCGCCCCTGACATTCCTGACCATGAAGAAGATTATTTGGACCTCACACTGGAGGAAGAGGCAAAGTTCATCCAGGAATACAAGGTCATGTTAGCATCTCTTAGTGGTTAA